AATTTGTTGCGTGAAGATGGAAGATGGACATTTATCTCTATATCTTCTAATTGATACTTGACACCACCGTAGGGGAACAACATTAATAATTTCTGCTGATGAAAGTGTGCTGCTAAGCACTGTAGGCGTATAATAGCATATATGCTTGAAAAGGTTATAAAACATGATTTATATGTCAAATAAAGAGACAGAACTTGCAAAGCAATTTATCATGAGTTGAATAGGAGCCAGTTTTCAAGTTTCAGGAATCAATGTGTTCAGATGCATATAAAACAACTTGGCGTACCATCTAGTTCGTTAGTGTATGCACAGCAATATGGCAATCCCAGAATCAACATCAAGCCAACCCACAAGAAGAGTCTTAAATTCAAACGATGCACCCGAGCGAATAGCATGATGGTATCTCTCTTCTGAAGCAGCAAACTGACAATCCTGCTGAGatgaagaaaaataaggaaaagatGATTATATAATACACATTACGTGCACACTTCCTTCCATGCCCACCTAAGATGCTCTATATTACCGatttaaacaaataaaaagtgaAGAAGCTAACTTTTCACTGGCATAACTTTGCGTTGTTTGAATACCTGCACATCTACTGCTATTTTTTAGTTACGAGTACGCTAAATGCGAAAAAGAACCAAAATTTCAAGTTCTTGGAAATGGAAATCAGAAAGTCCGTCCTATACGAACCGCAAAATCAAATTACACATGTACTGAAAGAGGAAGCGTATTCTTAGGAAATCCCTCCAAGGATCGCAGGTAGCTACAGAAGTATctcaaatttgctaaaaaagaTGTGAGGAACAAACGAGCAAAACGAAAAAAGAACAGAATACTGAAATCTTTTTGCTGCTAAACTAACAAGACGCGGCGAGAAGCACCAAAAATGCAGCAACCTAAAAGAAAAAGACCAATCATTTTACAAGAAATCACCACAGGAAGCAGCAAATGCGTCATTTCCGAGTACAAAGtgaaaaatcgcaagattcagaaGGGAGCAGAGAGGTCAGATACCCCAACAGATCTTGCAATCCAATACCACACCGAAGCTCACCTCGCAGCTGCCGCCCGCGCCAAGCCTTGGATGCTAAGATTCCACTTAGATCGCAACGGGTAAAAAGTAGggaacagaaagaaagaaagaaaggcggAGAGAAAAGGGGAGACACAGACAAAGAGCAAGTGCCATAGCACACCACCGCCACAGCTCCACCCAGACGAAGACGAAATCTAGCAAAAATTACGCAAGTGTAGTACCACTAAACCTATATCAAGTTCTGGATTCGCTTCTTACATGATCATAACACTCGAACCAGCACTATAAATCCGACCAATTCTATTCGACATTAAATTATATGATCGTAGTACATATCAAGCATAAGTTCGTTTGGGTAATCTGATGTTATAGTAGCATGCCCTCGTGAATCTGTACCATTATTAAAGCCTTACTTGTACCGGAAGGGTTGATTGCTTTCGTGGGAGATTCGTTCGGATAAGACTCACACTGTCGTAGTTGCGGCCGAGCGAAGTGGACGTTCATCTCCTGAGGTCCGAAGAGAAGTCTCTTTGACTGCCagaataataaataaagaaataaatagtAGTAGTTGTGATCCCTTTGCCAGTGACTAATGAACGAACTTTGTGTGTGTTTCTCATTGAGTGGGGCTTCGCCTTCAATCTCTCGGATGATGTTTTTTTCTTGATCCTATCATCCCGTACAGTCAATTCCTTTCATTTCTTTTGTTGCGTAGTGTTGGTTGAATTTGATTCTTTATATGTTGctagtaaaatatttaataaattaaaatgatCCTCCTTTTCGAAACAaacataaataacaaaaagaagaatctaAATATAGCTTTTCTATAAGGATTTATCatttttcaaaaccgaaaaacaatcGTCGatcccttctttcttttttttatttttaaaaataattttacttaatatttttaagtatatctATTATGATAAGATCCATTTTGTCAGAAAGTCGACCCTaagtaattaatatattattgttcGTGTTCTAACGTTTATTCTTCTTTCTAGTAGTATAAGATATTAAATCTTTTTCAACttgaattattatattattcataaaattattaatgataTAAAAGGTCATAAgactttatttttatattaacttttaaattaattaaatatttattttaaatatattcaaatattttaccaagtctcATCATTTTCATCCTCGACCTTTGCAACTTTCACCTCGAATATAACATAGTTGTAGAACATTTAACCAGATAATTTTCTTTTACTTATCTCAATTAAATGCGACCAAGTTATcatcaataatattattaataatagtatAAATATTATTTACATATTTTACCTCAAACTTCTCTTATCGCTTGTCGTTGTAATTTTTTTCTAGATATTCGTAAATAAGAAGATCATTCACCATTGATTACTATAGAATCAAACTTTTTTTTCATTAAATTTGTCAATAGTAAAGCATGCAGAAATAATCTAAGATATTTTTTAAACAATCTAAGACATTTTTGATCTCATCTTATTGAGATAgaatattttaaaagaaaaaagaaaaaagaaaaatatcaaaaataacaaTGAATAAACTAAAAGAAGAACACTAAATTTCGTGGTTCGAAACCATTTGTCTATTTGCCTATGTCTATATAGAAAAATCATATATCCTTTAtatgagaaaaataaatataaaaaataacattTTGTTGTGTCAACCCAAATCTAAGTTCAAAATTTATTATACACATTCTCATGTAAATGCTAAAGaaggtttttttttctctctctcttagcCCTCTTTATACATACTAGAAAAAATCTACAAGCACCCAAAGTGTTTTAAACTATTTttctaatatataaaataaataagtttgagttcactaaatttttatccttcaaataatttgaatataattatGACTCCGAAAAATATTTGTGAGTTATGAGCCTAATAAAACCTTCTAAGTTTTACTTTCTTAGTAGGGTCCATTTTTATTATAGCATCAATATTTTTTCTCTGTAGTGATCATAATATCGAGCAATCTATTGTGTTACATGTCGTAAAGAAACGGCATCCAAAACTATCATATCCCGTAAAAGCTTTACCACCATCATATAAGTTGTCGCATAATTCATGTGGCAGAAAAATGTAAAGAACATTATGCAAATTTCAAGATGATATTATCCAACTTTCAGTATTTGATTTATCCGGAGCTCCAAAAATAACTTTTAAAGGTAAAAATTTTTTGACAAACTTATGAACCTTGGTTCCATACTCCTTAatcaatatgagactaaatgATCTTATTAGTGCTCCCTTCTAGAGGAGACAAGAGCTCATAATCGAGGTGCATGACTCGGGAGCGAGTTTGCTCGATCGAGATGCAGATCTCGAGCTCTCTTAGGGCCAATctgataagggaccatttggtcAGTCGATCATTGATACAACCAGTAGACTTACGAGGATTTATTCGCTTTGGACGATGGGTGTACCCATACGATTTTATCTTTTCGAAGTATATAAGTTCTAAAAGATGTCTATGAGAGTAAAAAAGATCCGACTGACTTATGAGCCTTTAGTTCTCGTACTTCTCAATCAACGTGGGACTAAATGATTTAATCATTTTCTTTCTCTCGACTCTCTTCCATATTCAATGCATtacgtttttttttgtttttttttacagGATCGAAATAAAGATTTTTGATTTCGACTAAACAAGACATTTGAAACAACCTGTGGTCATTATGTCTAATAATACTCTTAACACTTTTAGTGAGAGGGCAACGATCGACGCAATTTTCTTTTGCTACAGATTAAAATACAttaattttcttttgctttttcttcGCAAAGATAAAGCACCGAGCGGCAATCTCCGATTCCGCGGCTGCCCACGTCAACACGCAGAGCGGCGCCTCCGGTCGTGATGATCAATGATGCCCCAGTCTCCCACCACAAGCCAATCTTGCAAACAGCTGTCTGCTTCCATCTTTTCCTTCTTTGTCTCTGCATGCCTTTTTCCCTGAGATTAGAATTCCACGATTTGGACTTTTGGACGCACCGCCAAATCAAACCTAATCTCACATCATTTCAATGCAGACCCTCCTAATCCCAAAATTTGCCACCACAGCTTATGGTCCACAATACACACTGTCGGCGTCTATTAATTTATATACCGCATCAAAATCAAGCTAACGATAGTAACAttctaataatattaattattattattattatcttcctGAATCAGCGATACAAAACGGACGCCGGAGTAGCAGCCCGGTCAGTGCACTCCACGTTAAATGGAATGAGGCAGTCAAGCAGGGAGCAAGATATAGTGTACGAGGAGTCCGCCTCGGCACTGTCTCCCACCGCCCTCCCAACAAACTCGGCGGCACAAGTGAAACATGCTTGACTGATCGACACTGCCGAAGTGTTTCTCGGAAGAGGAATTGATAGATGGGGAGATCCGACTGATCCGGAGAGATCGAAATCTGAAGGAGTGATCGGTTCCCGATTCGTTGCATCCGGTGGGCGGAAGGACGGATCCGTAAGCAGTCACTCGATCGAATTCCAAGTCGACTACGAATGGGGAAGACCGGTGACCgggattggatgcagatctacgcCATCTACGGCACGGATAGGTGGCAAACGGTGGCGTTCCTAGCCCTACACGCGACCCTCTTCGCCGCCatcgctctcctcctcctcctccgcttcccCTCCTCCCTCGCCTTCCTCCGCTCCCTCCTCCCTGCCGCCGTCCCCCTCACCGCCCTTCGCTTCCTCGCCGGACTCGCCGGCTCTACCGCTGCGCTCTCCGCCCTCTGCCTCCTCTACGCTGCCGGCAGTGTGCTCCACTCCTCCCTGGCTCTCCGCTGGGAGATGGCCCAGCGGATGGTCGCCGCCGTCCCGGACTGGTCGGCGGTCCGCACGGCCCTCGACGTCGGCTGCGGCCGGGGCATCCTTCTCAACGCCGTCGCCATGCAGATGAAGAAGGAGGGCTCCGGCGGCCGGGTGGTGGGCCTCGACCGGCGGAGGGAGACGGCGGTGGAGGCGCTTCGCCGGGCTGGGGCGGAAGGGGTGCAGGAGTACGTCACGTGCAGAGAGGGCGACGCCAGGAGGCTGCCCTTTGCGGATGGCTACTTCGACGTCGTGGTGTCGGCGAGCGGGCTGGGGGCAGCGGCGGCCGAGGAGAGGGGGCGGGGGCTGGCGGAGATGGTTAGGGTGCTGAAGCCCGGCGGAGTGGGAGTGGTGTGGGACCTGTTACGCGGGTCCGAGTACGCGCAGAGGTTGCGGGAGATGCGGATGGAGAACGTCCGCCTATCCGATCCGGTAACGGCCTACATGGTGGGCAGCCACATCGTCTCCTTCCGAAAGCCCATGGAACAAaaacagcccttgccgcagccgctCTTCCATGACCCGCACTGGGCCGCCGACATGTGCTGACGGACGACGCTCCGCCGCTCGGAGGCACCGCATCCAGAGATCACTATACGATcacctttttttctctttcttacttaaatttcttttccttttcatatgATTTACTAAGATCTTCGACGTGCTGCCAGCCGCAAGTGTAAATGTTCGTCGCTGGTAGCATTTGTAAGCACGGCGGTCCAAAAATGGGCTACGATGTTGTGACTGGTGATCACGATGCAGATATGAGGGGAATAAATGTGGTTTGCTTTATATACGAAAAATGCTAAAAGCATATCAACCAAATGAACTCCATCAACATAGAACGCAGTGTCTTCATAGCTTGCTTAAGTTGTAGACCGATCCCCGTCGTTGTGCCTGCACGTCATGTGTTGCTGGGTGATACACTGCCATGTGTCAAGTTAGCAGAAGAGATTCTTCCTATCGAGTTGCGAGCACATGGGATACAAGTTCGGCTCACCAGGTCGCATCAGACACACTATCTACCTACCTGTCCACCTCAAAGTTATGCCATGGCGACAACTGTTTGTCGTGTATCGCTCTCAGTCACTTGGAAGTGTAGTAGGAAAAGTTCGAGATACTTCCAAGTCggactaattataatatttttatagttaatttatttttaatattttatttttattttttttatttgttaaaaaaatatattaaatattttatatttataaaagtaaaatatttatttatgtctCCTCACAACTCTACGTATGAAAATACTATAAGTGTTCGATGATAAACCGAAGTAAGACAGAGAAAACATATGCTCAGTGGTAAATTCTATAACATTTTCGTTAGTAGAATCGTGAgaaaaaatgagattaaatattttattcttataaGTATAGAGAACTCAGTAGAAATCgagatactaaaaataattaattataggagataatatgtaattaggatcatgtaaaatatcataataataaataatattttattgattatgcATTTATAGTGTTTCATAAACATGTGAATTGAATTTACTTATAATAAGTTGAAGAGTATAATATAGTAATATTTTGGATTAATGGGGTAGACTCAATAatattaatagattaattatccaatcaaattataacaaatatataataaaaataattgatcATCCAATGAGTTATTTTGAAATCTCCAAATTGAATATAAAGATATCTACGATGACAAGAAACGAGAAAACTCATTATGTTAAATCTGTCACATCAGTCATCattctaataaaaaatattattcgaattattttttattaaaaaatatttttataatcacAAAACTTCGACTTTTTTTCGTCTTTGTTGTCAGAGACCATAAACCCCGTAccattatatattttttcaaacttTGTAATGATAGATACTCATTCATCTCTAATATAATATATTCTATCATTCGATGAGTGTGATGGAATTAAATGGACGTCTCTTCGGTGGTCGAATGGAACCAAATGTTCTTAAGACATTTTTaacattatcataaaattattcatGAAAATAATAAAGACGAGAAATATAACAAAACATGGACATCAATTTTATTCTACATAATACATTTGGAACATAAGAATACATGTACCAACTTTTTTTATTGTGCGAGAGGTGAAAGTCAATTCGGAATCAATATGAATCTTTTCTCGAGTTAGTCTTAAGAATAAATTCTATGTTAATCGTTCAAATCCTATAAATCTATTTTAGGATATTATCGATAATGTCTCTTCAATTCTTAAgttagtaaacatgtcttaacttCGTTGTGAAGCCTCTTTTGTAGTAGGTCTCCCATACCTTTGAATGACATGCTTATGAAGTCATGGGATGTCGATCTCGGACATAACTAACTCATGTAGAGTTTGAGATTAAACAATTTCTAAGAATGTCGTTGCATGGATCGGAGACGTCTAATTATTCAAAATGTGTGAAAATATGAAAATTGTTTGTTATTGGTGTATTGTCTCTAATAAGATAGAGTATTTGGTCACGTGACAATGAGGTAATACTGGAGGGTGACCATGTGAAGCTAAGATGTCAATCACGGACAGTGGTGTCATGGTGTCGACTCCACCATATTgactgtaacatcccattagtcccatatcAGAAGTGGACGATATGTATGATTAACTTATATGAGTCTGATAAGTATACTAATTTAACTCTTGTTTGATACTCGAGTCTGTGTTGATAAATTAGTTTCGTATTGATCATGTGAGTCATGGTGTCGATTCCATCATATTGACCGTATTGAGTTGACATGTCGATCACATGGAGCCATGGTTCGGTCAAAAAACTGCACCATGTTGATTATACTGGGCTGATGTGTCAGGCAAGTGGCACCAGTGACCTGTGGTTTGATTCAAGTGTTAAAGCCTTTAGACGAGGAGCCATAAAAaacgaaaaaaatatatttttgtgatGAGACATACATTTCTTTTCCTCTCATTAATAGCCTTTGCGTAAGCCTTTAGAGAAGGCGGCAACCATACCCTCAAAACAACGCTTTCTATTAATTGGGATAAAGAAGAGGAATTGACCAGCGGGCAGAGAGGGAGGGGGGAAACCAAGGCAAGGTCGAAACGAAGGGAAGCTGGGGGCAGATCAGATCAAAGCATCATGGCGCTATCGTCGTCCCCGCTTCGACCGATCTCTCTGTGCGCGAGTCCCTTTCGCGGCCGCCAGACCAAACCCCCATCTGTGATTCCATCCATCAGAGCTTCGTCTTCCTCGGACGTCCCCGTTCCCGACTTCCTCTCCTCCGATTGGTAAATTTGTCCTTCATTTTTAACCCCCGCTTTCTCATGTGGAAATTAGCGCGGCGCTTCTTTAGCTTGATTTCTGTTGTTTAGGCGCTAATTATGGGTCCCTTTCTGCAAGGATTCCTGAGAGTTTGGACGAGAAATCGATTGATTACACATTATCCAATTGCAAATGGTGAGGCGAAGTGAGAAGGAAAACAAAAGAAGCAATTTCATGGCGTTTTAAGAGATTTCTAGGAAATATAGACAATTACCGGTTGATCCACCTTCATCCTTTCTGGGCGTGTCTTAGACAAGGTTTAATGACCAACCACCATAGGTTTAATGACCACATATGATATCCTTATTACCTTAAGCGTCTGAAAATAGTTATACGTTGCTTAGTCAACCTATGCGATCGTCTATGGTTGTTTATTGAATTAACAAATCAAGCATCCAGTATTTCATTAGATTCTTGAAAACAGCAAGAATTCAACAATTCCCACAAAATCAAGTAATCGTAATTAAATATAACTTGCATCTCCTTTTTTATTCTTTGGTAAGGCACAACTAAGACTCTAAGTGTATTacagaaagaaaaaacaaaaaaaagtaaaatagaaAATGTTTTTAGTATCTAGGGTTTTGTCAAAATTCTCTCCTAAAACCAAATACCATAGCATTTCCTTTACAACTCCAGTTAATCCATGGTAGGCCTAATTTTAACATAAGACATTTCATGATGTTCTCGGTATAATCTGCTTCATATTTTTCTTCTGTgttgattttatttttgtttgtttGGAATTGCATGTCAATCAAGAAGACAAGACAAACTTATTATGCTTCGTTTATTATCTTTCTTCTGGTATAAGCATAACCATTTGATAAGgccatttagtcccacattagtTGAGGAGTATAAGAATCAAGGGCTCATAAGTCTGTCAggtctcccttaccctcagaggtgccttttggagctcacatgctTCAAAAGGACAAAATCGTACAGGTATGCCCATCGTCCAAAGCGGATAATTCCTCGCAAGCCTATAGGCCGCACCAATGGTCGGCCGACCAAATAATCCCTTATCACCATTGTTTCGTAACTTTGATACTAACAATCTAGTTCTCATTCCATTGTTATGAAAATCAAGTTCAGAGAGATCTCCTTTTTCTGTTTACTATATTTATCATCCCATTACAAAATAATTGTGGTGTTTTCTCTTATTCTGTAAGTTTTGTTGTCCTATTCAAATTTTGGTTGCTAATATATTAGTCTGTTGTTTTTAGTTGGTGAGAGTTTAAATTTGTTTTACTTGGTGAGAGATTAAACGAAATTCATTGTCAACTTGAGTTACAGGGACAAAATTTACAAATCATGAGATGCAATTTTATTAACACTAAAGAAAAACTAAGGACATAATTGAGTTGGATGGACAAGAAGTTTTAATCAGTAAAAGTTTTAGATTCCGTGGATTGAGTACTTAACAAGGTGAAGACATtgtttataaattaaaaattagatGGATAAAATGGAGACGATGTACACGTAACCACCGTGCATCTTTTAgactaaaaaaatttataagacaaTTGTTGGACCATGATGCTTATGTATCTAAGTGTTGGGTGATTAAAAAGCAAcatgtataaaaaaattaatgtcgTTGAAACAAGATTGTTGAGGTGGATGTATAAAGTTATTATAAAAGATAAGAGTTTTTGTTCATTTGTGAATAATTAGATGTAGTATCTAATGCAAATTTTTAATGTCAACTGTCATGACAACTTCTCTATGCTTCTTATCTTTTTAAAAGTTTATGTTAaaagatttcattttgcttctcaacaaAGATTTATGGGTTTCTCTGGTTCTTTTTCAGGCTTGAATCCCGCAGGAAAAGACCTTTTGGCCCTAGGCTGGAAGTAATGTTCTGACTGCACAGCAGCATTAGTTTCCCTATATTTGTGTGTGCAATATGAAGAACTGTTATTGCATGTTTTAGTTTAGTGCAGAAGAAGCGGTAAAATGGCAGCTTGATGCATTAAAATACAATGATCAACCTCGTCAAGACTATGGGATAGAGGTCATGTACAGGGTATGTTCTTTTGTCTCTGCTATCAGCACACTTGTAGGTTATGTTTCCACGGTAGAGATGATAACATTGCTGTATGTTTCTACCAGTTTGCTGGATTTGATCCTTTTGAAAGGTCAACCTATTTTGGACCATTCTTTGACCTAGGACAGGTCAGAAAGATATTCAGTTTAAGGAGTTGTGTTGACCGGTACATAATCACATGCATTCCTTACGCTTCTTGGTTTTCTCAAATTTGGCAATGTAGTTTGAACGCTTTCGACGAATATTTCACCATTCGACTTACCGGGTCTTGCTTGGTCACAAGGAAAGGAGAATCTTGAGCAGTTTGTGGGTTGAAGAGGTTGGTCAATAAGCCATTTAAGTGAAAGCTTGTGTGTCCAATCTGATTTCAGCTCTAATATTCtagatagatgaatattttcagtGTGGTTATGTAGCATGCCAAAACAATTTACTCTGCCTTGTTATTTCATGGCACACATGCACCCCAAAAGAACCGATTTAAGCAAAGAGTATGGATACAAGGCTCTCGCCCAGAGGAGGAAGAGATCTTTCAATTTACAATGGTTCAGGTTTGGTTTTGCTCTACCTTGTCTGCATTGGTGATATTTAATAAAGTTGATCTGACTGTTGCATTGGTTGCAGAGGATAGGTGGTTCCTGGGATGGTTACTGGTTAACCGAGAGCTTGCTTCATGATGGGGATGGATTTTCAGGTGGGGTTGCCTATTAGGTAGTGGCATGTCTATATCTCTGTTGCACTATCACATCTACATATTATCATGCATTTTTAGCAAAATACGAATATTGCGCATCTTTTATGTACATAAATTATGCAAAGCTACCTTGTGTATTTCATGAGtctgtaaattttttttacagaTTAGCTTGAGTGTTTGAAAGTTGAATTTGGTTTGCTTGAGTAGGGTAAAGGTTGTCGTCTGCTACAGTTTACAGGTTCTCTTTTGTTCGTCTTTTATAGTGCTTttgaaagagaaaaataaaaaatggtgTGTTCTTGAAAACTTGTACTCTAATTTTCGTGCTGGTGTAACACACTGACACAGTTCCGTAATTGAAGAGCTTTTTTTCCCATTGATGTGTATATATATCTTGGTTTTGAGACAAAGTTGATCTCACTGTTTGTTTCTACAACGGCGGTGGCTGCGATGCAACATTGTGCAATGGCACATTGGCGTTCTTTCTTGGGAAAGAGAGTTTTGATGGATTAGGATCACACCCGCCTGTTTCAATAATAATTTTTCAGTTCAGAATTGATTGGCCATTTACCACATCATCAATAACCTCAGTTGTGCATGCTGTTTGTAATACTTACCTTGTGTTGATTGATTTGTTTAGTTTAtgcaattttttattatatattttcagTACCTTAGGGCTGGACAACTTGCATTAAAATCATAAACTATTTGTCTTATTCTTTTATGTATCTTTTTTAACTCTGAAGGCATTTCTTCCACCGAGGTGAGTACTGGGTGCGCTAAATTCGAACCCCAACACGATGTCGGTGGCTCTTTGGAGGCGGTTCGGTGTGATGCCGTGACCCCGCATCTGCATTATTTCCCCTTAAATCAatctatttttttaaagaaatagaGTCAACCTCGACCATTCTCTTTTGGTGGCGACGTCCCCTAGGACTCGAAAATAGATCGAGCCGCTAGGAGGCGGAGGAGACGCTCCCACGGC
This genomic stretch from Musa acuminata AAA Group cultivar baxijiao chromosome BXJ3-9, Cavendish_Baxijiao_AAA, whole genome shotgun sequence harbors:
- the LOC103996804 gene encoding uncharacterized protein LOC103996804, which produces MGKTGDRDWMQIYAIYGTDRWQTVAFLALHATLFAAIALLLLLRFPSSLAFLRSLLPAAVPLTALRFLAGLAGSTAALSALCLLYAAGSVLHSSLALRWEMAQRMVAAVPDWSAVRTALDVGCGRGILLNAVAMQMKKEGSGGRVVGLDRRRETAVEALRRAGAEGVQEYVTCREGDARRLPFADGYFDVVVSASGLGAAAAEERGRGLAEMVRVLKPGGVGVVWDLLRGSEYAQRLREMRMENVRLSDPVTAYMVGSHIVSFRKPMEQKQPLPQPLFHDPHWAADMC
- the LOC103996805 gene encoding uncharacterized protein LOC103996805; this translates as MALSSSPLRPISLCASPFRGRQTKPPSVIPSIRASSSSDVPVPDFLSSDWLESRRKRPFGPRLEFSAEEAVKWQLDALKYNDQPRQDYGIEVMYRFAGFDPFERSTYFGPFFDLGQFERFRRIFHHSTYRVLLGHKERRILSSLWVEEHAKTIYSALLFHGTHAPQKNRFKQRVWIQGSRPEEEEIFQFTMVQRIGGSWDGYWLTESLLHDGDGFSD